A portion of the Acidobacteriota bacterium genome contains these proteins:
- the rlmD gene encoding 23S rRNA (uracil(1939)-C(5))-methyltransferase RlmD, whose translation MPDKKLVQLEIADLASDGRSVGHLNGKVVFCDGGLPGETVLAEIVRSRPRYSQAIVHEVVRASDARITPVCSHFGLCGGCAWQDLTYDHQLDYKKRQVVACLERLAVLGSVDVADAVGSPDLFHYRNKMEFSFHATPDGGFTLGLHRRGRFDEIFDLHECHLQSQLSNRLVDRVRRFVADEGISVYDVRRHIGFMRFLVIREGKRTGQVLVNIVTNYGDIPAGQRLVASLTGEFPEVTTIVHNQNGQKSNVATGEVESVLYGPGCIEEEIGGLRFRIEAGTFFQTNTAQAETLFTTASRLLAAEPGDRLLDLYCGTGTIGMLLAGQVREAVGVELVGEAVELARRNAAANSIANITFIHGSVKDVLASGAVGQESYNIVVVDPPRAGLHRKALAGILALAPAKLLYISCNPATFARDARLIADAGYRLPRVVPVDMFPHTKHIELVALFYRR comes from the coding sequence ATGCCGGATAAAAAGCTTGTCCAACTGGAAATCGCGGACCTCGCCTCCGACGGGCGGTCGGTGGGGCATCTGAACGGAAAGGTTGTCTTCTGCGACGGCGGCCTTCCCGGGGAGACCGTGCTGGCCGAGATCGTGCGCTCCAGACCACGTTATAGCCAGGCGATCGTGCACGAAGTGGTGCGAGCGAGCGACGCCCGCATCACGCCGGTGTGCTCCCATTTTGGCCTATGCGGCGGCTGCGCTTGGCAGGACCTTACCTACGATCATCAGCTCGACTATAAGAAACGACAAGTTGTCGCCTGCCTGGAGCGGCTGGCCGTCCTGGGTTCGGTAGACGTAGCCGATGCCGTCGGTTCGCCGGACCTCTTTCACTACCGCAACAAGATGGAGTTCTCGTTTCACGCCACGCCTGACGGCGGCTTTACGCTGGGGCTGCATCGGCGCGGCCGTTTCGATGAGATTTTTGACCTGCACGAATGTCACCTGCAGTCTCAGCTTTCGAACCGCCTGGTCGACCGGGTGCGGCGCTTTGTAGCCGACGAGGGGATATCCGTCTATGACGTCCGGCGGCACATCGGGTTCATGCGCTTTCTGGTGATCCGTGAAGGCAAACGCACCGGCCAGGTCCTGGTCAACATTGTCACCAATTATGGCGACATCCCGGCCGGCCAGCGGCTCGTCGCGTCGTTAACCGGGGAGTTCCCCGAGGTCACCACCATCGTGCATAATCAGAACGGTCAGAAGTCGAACGTGGCGACCGGTGAGGTTGAAAGCGTTCTCTACGGGCCCGGCTGCATTGAGGAAGAGATCGGCGGTCTGCGCTTTCGGATCGAGGCCGGCACCTTCTTCCAGACCAACACGGCGCAGGCCGAGACGCTTTTCACGACGGCCTCCCGTCTGCTTGCCGCCGAGCCGGGCGACCGGCTGCTCGACCTGTACTGCGGTACGGGAACTATCGGCATGCTCCTGGCCGGCCAGGTCCGCGAGGCGGTGGGAGTGGAACTGGTCGGTGAGGCGGTAGAACTTGCCCGTCGGAACGCGGCCGCCAATTCAATCGCCAATATTACCTTCATTCACGGCAGCGTGAAAGACGTGCTGGCCTCGGGCGCCGTTGGGCAGGAATCGTACAATATCGTCGTTGTCGATCCGCCTCGGGCCGGCCTCCATCGGAAAGCTCTTGCGGGAATTCTGGCCCTGGCCCCCGCCAAGCTGCTGTATATTTCCTGCAATCCGGCGACCTTTGCCCGCGACGCTCGGCTGATCGCCGATGCCGGATACCGCCTGCCCCGTGTCGTTCCCGTAGATATGTTCCCTCATACCAAGCATATCGAACTTGTCGCCCTCTTTTATCGTAGATAG
- a CDS encoding site-specific DNA-methyltransferase yields the protein MERRQRRRNEHGGQGDADRLLPYCRLRAGEIWHDPQGHHTVGCGDGGDAGFIRKLARGHPKARLAVQDPPYNLALGPRRTVAEYIRFCRRWVANTRRALDDNAALYVWVGADQKNHFQPLPRFMDMMARTDFVSRSLVTMRNQRGYGTAGNWMAVRQELLYYTLGEPEFHVQYTDIPKILRGYYKTVDGRMRENLERSKSRTIRPGNVWVDIQQVFYRMEENVPGCPAQKPLKAVERILLASSSEGDAVVDFFSHAGTTLLAGERTGRRCITCDIDPVYAEITIRRLERFRQTGKTGWQREDPFAREIAAACAQSGPRRDRVETV from the coding sequence ATGGAGCGGCGGCAGCGCAGGCGCAACGAGCACGGCGGGCAGGGCGACGCGGACAGGTTGCTCCCGTATTGCAGGCTCAGGGCAGGTGAGATTTGGCATGATCCGCAGGGACACCACACCGTGGGGTGCGGGGATGGCGGCGATGCCGGGTTCATCAGGAAACTGGCGCGCGGCCATCCGAAGGCAAGACTGGCCGTTCAGGACCCGCCGTACAACCTCGCGCTGGGACCACGGCGCACCGTCGCAGAGTATATCCGGTTCTGCCGCCGATGGGTGGCCAACACGCGGCGGGCGCTGGACGACAACGCGGCCCTGTACGTGTGGGTCGGTGCCGACCAGAAGAATCACTTCCAGCCGCTGCCCCGGTTTATGGACATGATGGCACGGACGGATTTCGTCTCGCGATCCCTTGTTACCATGCGAAACCAGCGCGGCTACGGAACGGCCGGGAACTGGATGGCCGTCAGGCAGGAGCTCCTTTACTACACTCTCGGCGAACCGGAATTTCACGTTCAGTACACGGACATCCCGAAAATCCTGCGCGGGTATTACAAGACAGTCGACGGGCGCATGAGAGAAAACCTGGAGAGGTCGAAGTCCCGCACTATCCGCCCCGGCAACGTCTGGGTTGACATCCAGCAGGTGTTCTACCGCATGGAGGAAAACGTTCCCGGTTGTCCGGCTCAGAAACCGCTAAAGGCGGTCGAGCGAATACTGCTGGCCTCGTCCTCCGAGGGAGATGCCGTGGTCGATTTCTTCTCGCACGCCGGAACTACCCTGCTGGCCGGTGAACGCACGGGACGACGTTGTATAACGTGCGACATTGACCCGGTGTACGCGGAGATCACTATTCGCCGGCTGGAGCGTTTCCGGCAGACAGGCAAGACCGGCTGGCAGCGGGAGGATCCGTTCGCCCGGGAGATCGCGGCCGCCTGCGCCCAATCCGGCCCGCGTCGGGATCGAGTCGAGACGGTTTGA
- a CDS encoding HIT domain-containing protein: MADEKLWAPWRSAFILTEKEKGCVFCNRVEAKDSFKNLILHRGETAFVILNKFPYNAGHAMVVPKRHIGQLERLTSRESTEFFDLTRRTVAVIKKALKPNALNLGMNLGRCAGAGIPGHLHMHVVPRWSGDTNFMPVIGKTHVVSVPLELVYEKIRAEFDRL; the protein is encoded by the coding sequence ATGGCGGATGAGAAGCTCTGGGCGCCCTGGCGATCGGCGTTCATTCTTACAGAAAAAGAGAAGGGCTGTGTTTTCTGCAACCGCGTCGAGGCGAAGGATTCATTTAAGAACCTGATTCTTCACCGTGGCGAGACGGCCTTTGTCATCCTCAACAAGTTCCCGTACAATGCGGGTCACGCCATGGTGGTCCCAAAGCGCCACATCGGCCAACTGGAACGCCTGACCTCCCGGGAGTCGACGGAGTTCTTCGATCTGACGCGCAGGACCGTCGCGGTAATCAAGAAAGCTCTCAAGCCCAATGCACTCAATCTTGGCATGAACCTCGGTCGCTGCGCCGGCGCCGGGATTCCCGGTCACCTGCACATGCACGTCGTGCCCCGTTGGTCGGGCGACACGAATTTCATGCCCGTGATCGGCAAGACTCACGTCGTCTCGGTGCCTCTCGAACTGGTGTATGAGAAAATCAGGGCGGAGTTTGACCGGCTATGA
- a CDS encoding cation diffusion facilitator family transporter, whose amino-acid sequence MERNYAPTGLSARKLAWTILLNTGITAAEFVGGLLTGYLALLADAVHNLSDVAALVLAWLGVKGSELPATKRSTYGYKRLEVMTALISAMALVVIAVFIFIAAYGRLRSPQAISHPGLFVTVAVVGLLGNVFSVWFLSSERGKSLNMRTAFLHMAYDTVSSVAVVIGAVIIQLTGWVVIDAVLSALIGLMILWSSYLVIKEAVWVFLEAVPPGIDFDAVHRAILNVPCVRDVHDLHIWSLSSHEVALSCHVCLNEEDFHRGPGIIEQTSGMLQERFGIGHGTIQIERDVCARPELLCRHDNNQHE is encoded by the coding sequence GTGGAACGCAATTATGCACCTACCGGCCTGTCGGCCAGGAAGCTGGCCTGGACGATCCTGCTTAACACCGGGATTACGGCAGCCGAGTTCGTCGGCGGGCTGCTCACGGGATACCTGGCTCTCCTGGCCGATGCCGTGCACAACCTGTCTGACGTTGCCGCCCTTGTTCTGGCCTGGCTTGGCGTCAAGGGGTCGGAGCTGCCGGCGACCAAACGTTCCACGTACGGTTACAAGCGCCTCGAGGTCATGACGGCGTTGATCTCCGCCATGGCCCTGGTCGTTATCGCCGTCTTCATCTTCATTGCGGCCTACGGGCGCCTGCGCAGTCCGCAGGCGATCAGCCATCCGGGGCTGTTCGTTACCGTTGCGGTGGTCGGTCTGCTGGGCAACGTCTTTTCGGTCTGGTTCCTCTCGTCGGAGAGGGGAAAGTCGCTCAACATGCGGACCGCCTTTCTGCACATGGCCTACGACACGGTGTCCTCAGTGGCCGTCGTGATCGGCGCCGTGATCATCCAGCTGACCGGGTGGGTGGTGATAGACGCCGTCCTGTCGGCGCTGATCGGCCTGATGATTCTCTGGTCCTCGTACCTGGTGATAAAGGAGGCGGTGTGGGTCTTCCTGGAGGCGGTGCCGCCGGGCATCGACTTCGACGCCGTTCACCGGGCAATCCTGAACGTTCCCTGTGTCCGCGACGTGCACGACCTGCACATCTGGTCCCTCTCGTCACACGAGGTAGCTCTCTCGTGTCACGTCTGCCTGAACGAGGAGGATTTTCATCGGGGGCCGGGCATAATAGAGCAGACCAGTGGCATGCTGCAGGAGCGCTTCGGCATCGGGCATGGCACCATACAGATCGAAAGAGACGTATGCGCCCGGCCCGAACTGCTCTGTCGGCACGACAACAATCAGCACGAGTAA
- a CDS encoding UDP-2,3-diacylglucosamine diphosphatase, with protein sequence MPLYIFSDAHLGSASPDKEAEKVARIAALLDIVRRDGDRLVVLGDLFDFWFEYKHAVPKDHYEVLFMLDQLIRAGIQVDYVSGNHDFWIDDFFEKQLKIRVHRDFLDLVYGGRRVHLIHGDGLAPADRGYRLLKRVLRNRLNIWLYRKLPPDWAFGLAGFVSGSSRDYTASRDHTFAPDYEAYARDKIGSGFDVVVIGHLHIPVYSTIDSGTYVNTGDFINHFSYARLDEEGITLEYLP encoded by the coding sequence ATGCCGTTGTACATATTCTCCGACGCCCATCTCGGTTCGGCCTCGCCGGACAAGGAAGCCGAGAAAGTCGCCCGCATTGCCGCCCTGCTGGATATCGTGCGGCGTGACGGTGACCGGCTGGTCGTGCTCGGCGACCTCTTCGACTTCTGGTTCGAATACAAGCACGCCGTTCCGAAAGACCACTACGAAGTGCTGTTCATGCTGGATCAACTGATCCGGGCGGGCATCCAGGTCGATTACGTCAGCGGCAATCACGATTTCTGGATAGACGACTTCTTCGAAAAGCAACTGAAGATCCGCGTTCACCGGGACTTTCTTGACCTCGTGTACGGCGGCCGCCGCGTGCACCTGATCCACGGCGATGGCCTGGCCCCGGCTGATCGCGGCTATCGACTTCTCAAAAGGGTTCTTCGCAACCGGCTGAACATCTGGCTGTACCGCAAGCTCCCGCCCGACTGGGCATTCGGGCTGGCCGGGTTCGTTTCCGGTTCCTCGCGCGATTACACGGCCAGCCGCGATCACACTTTTGCACCGGACTACGAGGCCTACGCCAGAGACAAGATCGGTTCCGGTTTCGACGTCGTGGTGATAGGGCACCTCCACATCCCCGTGTACAGCACCATCGACAGCGGCACTTACGTCAACACGGGCGATTTCATCAACCACTTCAGCTACGCCAGGCTGGACGAGGAAGGCATAACGCTGGAATATCTGCCCTAG
- a CDS encoding DUF885 domain-containing protein, protein MLRRFTIGLALSVVLMAVTPPGPAAGKNQTFEQLAHEILETLQSFYPVRATEMGIHSYDHRLADYSSSSVKSMIKKLNDYEQQLYRFRNTRFTPAQQVDYKLIKSNVDIALQDLKQIEWHKKSPQLYVGEAVNGVYFLMLSQHAPLSEKLYSILSRMEAVPGLFSTARKNVKAPPRVWVDAATTALESGMEFYRQVASQLMSAFPDRADEISRVSTKAREAMNDYLEFVSRLEAGSGTAFAIGKGNFDYKLSHEYFLTIDSDSLLRVGEALLDEAKRAYDEYEMYVEQYHQNGQDSVFVPASFTRQDVLDYYQWETNQIKLFVQMTDLLNVPEDIADVSVVETPPFMRSMIPGIAYLPAGPFDTSQQGYFYIRPVPEALDRKQLEALYRYVHRRGFKGSVVHEAFPGHHLQMQIAGRHESEVRRWQRNYMMIEGWALYCEEMMYNAGLYGDEDPAQWLAILGGIVFRAARIVADVKLHTEQFTYQECVDWMTDVLEAETESEKEYIRTSIRKYTLTPTIWMSYLMGKTEIERLRAAAEANDPGSFDERDFYDALLAEGSIPPAMMWEIMNLEPVP, encoded by the coding sequence ATGCTTCGCAGATTTACCATCGGCCTGGCGCTTTCGGTTGTTTTGATGGCGGTTACTCCGCCGGGCCCGGCGGCCGGAAAGAATCAGACGTTCGAGCAGTTGGCCCACGAAATCCTGGAAACTCTCCAGTCGTTCTACCCCGTGAGGGCCACCGAAATGGGTATCCACTCGTACGACCATCGCCTGGCCGACTATTCCTCCTCCTCCGTCAAGAGCATGATCAAAAAGCTCAACGACTATGAGCAACAGCTGTACAGGTTTCGCAACACCCGGTTCACGCCGGCGCAGCAGGTCGATTACAAACTGATAAAGTCCAACGTCGATATCGCACTGCAGGATCTCAAACAGATCGAATGGCACAAGAAGTCTCCCCAGTTGTACGTCGGAGAAGCGGTCAACGGCGTGTACTTTCTTATGCTGTCTCAGCACGCTCCCCTGTCCGAGAAGCTGTATTCCATCCTCTCGCGGATGGAGGCGGTGCCGGGGCTTTTCAGCACGGCTCGGAAGAATGTCAAAGCTCCTCCCCGAGTCTGGGTGGACGCGGCTACCACAGCCCTCGAGTCCGGGATGGAATTCTACCGGCAGGTGGCGTCCCAACTGATGAGCGCCTTTCCGGACCGGGCCGACGAGATCTCACGGGTCTCCACCAAGGCCCGCGAGGCCATGAACGACTATCTGGAATTCGTGTCCCGGCTCGAGGCCGGTTCGGGAACGGCTTTCGCGATCGGGAAGGGGAACTTCGATTACAAGCTCAGCCATGAGTATTTCTTGACGATTGACTCCGACTCGCTGTTGCGGGTGGGGGAGGCGCTGCTCGACGAGGCAAAGCGTGCCTACGACGAATATGAAATGTACGTGGAACAGTACCACCAGAACGGCCAGGATTCCGTTTTTGTGCCGGCCAGCTTTACCCGGCAGGACGTTCTCGACTACTATCAGTGGGAAACCAACCAGATCAAGCTGTTCGTCCAGATGACTGATCTCCTAAACGTGCCGGAGGACATCGCGGACGTTTCAGTTGTCGAAACGCCGCCGTTCATGCGGTCGATGATTCCCGGCATCGCCTACCTGCCGGCGGGTCCCTTCGACACCAGCCAGCAGGGGTACTTTTACATTCGCCCCGTCCCCGAGGCTCTGGACCGCAAGCAACTCGAGGCACTGTACCGATACGTACATCGGCGCGGTTTCAAAGGATCGGTGGTGCATGAGGCGTTCCCGGGCCATCATCTCCAGATGCAGATTGCCGGCCGCCACGAAAGCGAGGTCCGCCGGTGGCAGCGCAACTACATGATGATCGAGGGCTGGGCCCTCTACTGTGAAGAAATGATGTACAACGCCGGTTTGTACGGGGACGAAGACCCGGCCCAGTGGCTCGCGATACTCGGAGGGATTGTCTTTCGTGCAGCCCGAATCGTGGCCGATGTCAAGCTGCACACCGAACAGTTCACCTACCAGGAGTGCGTCGACTGGATGACCGATGTGCTCGAGGCCGAAACGGAGTCGGAAAAGGAATATATCCGCACGTCGATTCGCAAGTACACTCTTACGCCGACCATATGGATGTCCTACCTGATGGGCAAGACGGAGATCGAACGGCTGCGAGCCGCCGCCGAGGCGAACGATCCCGGCTCGTTTGACGAACGTGACTTCTATGATGCCCTGCTGGCCGAGGGATCGATCCCTCCCGCGATGATGTGGGAGATCATGAACCTGGAACCGGTGCCGTAG
- a CDS encoding hemolysin family protein has protein sequence MDSRLLIELLAILALVLANGFFALSEFSVIASRRSRLLQKAQRGKMGATRAVRLYQNPERFLATVQVGITLVGALLGVFSGVTVVEKLRVCLAASSIEIISQAAKPLSVVLVVLAITGLSVILGELVPKYVALSFPERFARYVSGPITVFVRLTSFFSRFLATVSVLLVRLFGIRRAHTERGVTEDEINLMLVEGKETGVFDQTEQEFVRSLFEFSDSTVRRAMKPRADVVGFDIGVDPEAMVKAIVKHGFSRYPVFDGTIDKVIGVIYAKDLIGVDTRAEGFSLRRLLRKPLFVPDSMLLPTLLKDFQKGKNHIALVLDEFGGTFGIITLEDILEELVGEIRDEYDAEAAPIVKHSDAIAYASGTVWPGDINEVLDSRLPEDAAETLAGLFIDTVGRFPGKHESVQIADVRLTVLAKDENRILRLKLEKVADTKDN, from the coding sequence ATGGATAGTCGCCTGTTAATAGAGCTGCTGGCCATTCTCGCCCTGGTGCTGGCCAACGGTTTTTTTGCCCTCTCGGAATTCTCCGTAATTGCCAGTCGCAGAAGCAGACTCCTGCAAAAAGCACAGCGCGGCAAGATGGGGGCTACCAGGGCGGTTCGGTTATACCAGAATCCGGAGCGCTTCCTGGCCACCGTCCAGGTGGGAATCACGCTGGTGGGGGCTCTGCTTGGAGTTTTCAGCGGCGTCACTGTCGTCGAGAAGCTCAGAGTGTGTCTTGCGGCTTCGTCGATCGAAATCATTAGCCAGGCTGCCAAGCCGCTGTCCGTGGTGCTGGTCGTTCTCGCCATTACCGGCCTTTCGGTCATACTTGGGGAACTCGTGCCCAAGTACGTGGCCCTCTCCTTTCCCGAACGGTTTGCCCGGTACGTCTCCGGGCCTATCACGGTGTTCGTTCGACTGACGTCGTTTTTCTCCCGGTTTCTGGCCACGGTCTCAGTCCTCCTGGTCCGCCTGTTCGGGATCAGGCGAGCCCATACGGAAAGAGGCGTGACCGAGGACGAGATTAATCTGATGCTCGTCGAAGGTAAGGAGACGGGTGTTTTCGACCAGACGGAGCAGGAGTTCGTTCGTTCCCTGTTCGAGTTTTCTGATTCGACGGTTCGCCGTGCCATGAAGCCGCGCGCCGACGTGGTCGGCTTCGATATCGGCGTTGATCCGGAAGCCATGGTAAAGGCCATCGTAAAACACGGGTTCAGCCGGTACCCGGTTTTTGACGGCACGATAGACAAGGTAATCGGTGTGATCTACGCCAAGGATCTCATCGGCGTGGATACCAGGGCGGAGGGCTTTTCTCTCAGGCGGTTATTGCGCAAACCGCTCTTTGTGCCGGATTCAATGCTGCTGCCCACGCTGCTGAAAGATTTTCAGAAGGGCAAGAACCATATCGCCTTGGTGCTCGATGAGTTCGGCGGCACCTTCGGTATTATCACCCTCGAGGATATACTGGAGGAGCTTGTTGGCGAGATCCGCGACGAGTACGACGCTGAAGCCGCGCCGATAGTGAAACACTCGGACGCGATCGCCTATGCCAGCGGCACGGTCTGGCCGGGAGATATCAACGAGGTGCTTGACAGCCGCCTGCCCGAGGACGCGGCGGAGACGCTGGCCGGGTTGTTTATTGATACGGTTGGCCGCTTCCCGGGCAAGCATGAGTCCGTTCAGATCGCCGATGTCAGGCTGACCGTGCTGGCCAAGGATGAGAACCGGATTCTCCGGTTGAAACTCGAAAAAGTGGCCGATACTAAGGACAATTAG
- a CDS encoding aconitase/3-isopropylmalate dehydratase large subunit family protein, producing the protein MKRRRKIPTKAELLQLQKLYKTDERIGERLGGVPAYLVAYWRRKKNIPKYSLPKFSEQEIRNLWERYGDDEKAGLELGISKAAFYNWRRRYGFREKPAFLKLEQLELNFPGSRLNVHAASLYGKRTMAQKILARAAGRENVAAGEWLDVEPDIAVLHGSSVGALKAFRSRGVDYVWNPNKIVITLGFGQSDGHRDRAVDHRAVREFVKRQGIRNFYDLQDGSSHQVVVEKGHILPGLLALGTGGQALSYGCLGAFAADIDDAAMAGLWATGGHAMQVPATVKIIVGGRRYRGVYAKDIVLSIIGRLGSAGAQEKAIEYAGSVVSQMTISERFTLANLSVEMAAVAALCPYDATTRRYLAGRAAGRSTPVIPDKDAEYEEMYQINVDQLLPQVAGPGGAARVRPAAELEGLAVHQVILGSCASGRFDELRAAADILKGKQVHADCRMIVIPGSRSVYLEALKKGLIRVLAEAGAVVMSSSNCPCQGMPHALLAPRERCLATTNSHLLGHLGSNEAELYLCSAATLAASALNAEITDPTRYMK; encoded by the coding sequence ATGAAAAGGCGTCGCAAGATTCCGACCAAGGCCGAGCTGCTGCAGTTGCAGAAGCTGTACAAGACCGATGAGAGAATCGGCGAACGCCTGGGCGGCGTACCGGCGTACCTGGTGGCTTACTGGCGGCGCAAGAAGAATATCCCCAAGTACTCGCTGCCCAAGTTTTCGGAACAGGAGATCCGCAACCTCTGGGAGCGGTACGGGGACGATGAGAAAGCCGGGCTGGAGCTGGGCATATCCAAGGCCGCGTTTTACAACTGGCGGCGGCGGTACGGGTTTCGGGAGAAGCCGGCCTTTCTCAAGCTGGAACAGTTGGAGTTAAACTTCCCCGGCTCCCGGCTGAACGTCCACGCCGCCTCGCTTTACGGGAAACGCACCATGGCCCAGAAAATCCTGGCCCGGGCGGCGGGCCGTGAGAATGTGGCCGCGGGAGAATGGCTCGACGTGGAGCCGGATATAGCGGTGTTGCACGGCAGTTCGGTGGGGGCGCTGAAGGCGTTTCGCTCCCGCGGCGTGGACTACGTGTGGAATCCTAACAAGATTGTAATCACGCTCGGTTTTGGCCAGTCTGACGGTCATCGTGATCGGGCGGTCGATCACAGGGCGGTTCGCGAATTCGTCAAGCGTCAGGGTATCAGGAACTTTTACGATCTGCAGGACGGGTCCAGCCATCAGGTGGTGGTCGAAAAGGGGCATATCCTGCCCGGTCTGCTGGCCCTGGGGACCGGCGGTCAGGCGTTGTCATACGGCTGTCTCGGAGCCTTTGCCGCCGATATCGATGATGCCGCCATGGCCGGGTTATGGGCGACCGGCGGACACGCCATGCAGGTTCCGGCGACGGTCAAGATCATTGTCGGCGGTCGCCGTTATAGAGGGGTGTACGCCAAGGATATCGTTCTGTCGATCATTGGTCGTCTGGGCAGTGCCGGTGCGCAGGAGAAGGCGATCGAGTATGCAGGATCAGTGGTCTCGCAGATGACGATCAGCGAGCGGTTCACTCTGGCCAACCTTTCCGTCGAGATGGCCGCGGTTGCGGCCCTGTGCCCCTATGATGCCACTACCCGGCGATACCTGGCCGGCCGGGCGGCCGGTCGTTCCACGCCGGTCATTCCTGACAAGGATGCCGAGTACGAGGAGATGTACCAGATCAATGTCGATCAACTGTTGCCGCAGGTAGCCGGACCGGGCGGCGCGGCGCGGGTCAGGCCGGCGGCTGAACTCGAGGGACTGGCCGTACACCAGGTGATCCTGGGCTCGTGTGCCTCAGGAAGGTTCGACGAACTCAGGGCGGCCGCTGACATTCTCAAGGGCAAGCAGGTGCACGCGGACTGCCGGATGATAGTCATCCCCGGATCGCGATCGGTGTATCTCGAGGCTCTCAAGAAGGGGTTGATTCGGGTGCTGGCCGAGGCGGGTGCGGTCGTAATGAGTTCCAGCAATTGCCCCTGCCAGGGGATGCCGCACGCTCTGCTGGCTCCACGCGAGCGCTGCCTGGCTACCACCAATTCGCACCTGCTCGGGCACCTGGGGTCGAACGAGGCCGAGCTGTACCTTTGTTCGGCAGCCACCCTGGCCGCCTCGGCGCTCAACGCCGAGATTACCGACCCCACCCGCTACATGAAGTAG
- the prxU gene encoding thioredoxin-dependent peroxiredoxin (Most members of this family contain a selenocysteine.) has product MAETLGCARPTGTLVGQRTETSNPEAVTNKEVPEMSVRVGQKAPDFEAPAFHQGKFTTVKLSDSLGHWTMLCFYPGDFTFVUPTELATVAASQKTLNGLDARVLACSVDSTFVHKVWNAEELSKMVDGGFPYPMLSDAGGHLGRTYGVYDEKAGVNMRGRFIIDPDGVIQAMEILTPPVGRNIAETIRQLQAFQHVRETKGAEATPAEWLPGKPTLKVGPNLVGKVWEIWKPAG; this is encoded by the coding sequence ATGGCGGAAACTCTCGGGTGCGCCCGGCCCACCGGAACGCTGGTCGGACAGAGAACTGAGACGTCAAACCCTGAAGCAGTTACAAACAAGGAGGTCCCCGAAATGTCAGTACGCGTGGGACAAAAAGCACCGGACTTTGAAGCCCCGGCTTTCCACCAGGGAAAATTCACCACCGTCAAGCTGTCCGATTCGCTCGGACACTGGACGATGCTGTGTTTTTACCCCGGAGATTTCACGTTCGTCTGACCGACGGAATTAGCGACGGTCGCCGCTTCTCAGAAAACGCTGAACGGTCTGGACGCCAGGGTCCTGGCCTGCTCGGTGGACTCGACGTTCGTGCACAAGGTCTGGAATGCTGAAGAGTTGAGCAAAATGGTGGACGGTGGTTTTCCGTACCCCATGCTTTCCGACGCCGGCGGACACCTAGGACGCACTTACGGCGTCTATGACGAAAAGGCCGGTGTCAACATGCGCGGGCGCTTCATCATCGACCCCGACGGGGTCATCCAGGCGATGGAGATCCTCACGCCGCCGGTCGGGCGCAACATTGCAGAGACGATTCGCCAGTTGCAGGCCTTCCAGCACGTCAGAGAGACCAAGGGTGCCGAAGCTACTCCGGCTGAGTGGCTCCCCGGCAAACCCACGCTCAAGGTCGGCCCGAATCTCGTTGGAAAGGTGTGGGAGATCTGGAAACCGGCCGGTTAA
- a CDS encoding YqaA family protein yields MIAVLQAPFRWSRRLYDWVLSWGTSRHGQSALFILSAAEASFFPVPPDALLIALCMGAHKRWARFALVCSVGSLIGGMLGYLIGFAAFDLIGHKLLSLAAWLSGVDADQLLQTAMYWFNEKEIWGARVGAWAVGIAGFTPVPYKVFTIAAGFFKMSFAVFVAASAISRSLRFFIVAGLIGILFDKYGERIRSFIDKYFNLLAVAFVVLLVLGFMSLGFLRGD; encoded by the coding sequence ATGATAGCCGTTCTGCAAGCGCCGTTCAGGTGGAGCCGCCGCCTGTACGACTGGGTGTTAAGCTGGGGCACTTCCCGCCACGGCCAGTCGGCGCTCTTCATTCTCTCAGCCGCCGAGGCCTCTTTTTTCCCGGTGCCGCCCGATGCGCTCCTGATCGCCCTGTGCATGGGTGCCCATAAGAGATGGGCGCGGTTTGCCCTGGTCTGCTCGGTCGGATCGCTGATCGGCGGCATGCTCGGTTACCTCATCGGCTTCGCCGCCTTTGATCTCATCGGTCACAAGCTGCTGAGTCTGGCGGCCTGGCTGTCGGGGGTCGATGCCGACCAGTTGCTGCAAACAGCTATGTACTGGTTTAACGAGAAGGAAATCTGGGGGGCGAGGGTGGGTGCCTGGGCGGTTGGTATTGCCGGTTTTACGCCGGTGCCGTACAAGGTCTTCACCATCGCGGCCGGCTTTTTCAAAATGAGTTTCGCCGTATTTGTTGCGGCTTCGGCCATCAGCCGGTCGCTCCGTTTCTTCATCGTGGCCGGGCTGATCGGCATACTGTTCGATAAATACGGCGAGCGTATCCGGAGCTTCATCGACAAGTATTTCAACCTCCTGGCGGTCGCCTTCGTTGTCCTGCTGGTGCTCGGATTCATGTCGCTGGGCTTCCTGCGCGGCGACTGA